aactcgcgtggcgaataaaaaggtttgcagttgatagagaacgcttctaagtacgaaaagcacatcttcttcagtgttgttatatctctgcaccaaccttcgtttatataaaaacataatccaccaccacacgtcttccctgttgactcggcaatgcgatccgctctgaacagctgaaaacccggcagatgtaacgcgctgtccggtatggtgtcattgagccatgtttctgtgaaacacagcgcagcggagttggaaaaatctttgtttgtcctggtgagtaagagtatttcgtccgttttgttggtaagggagcggacattcgccaggtgtatactcggcagcggggtcctaaatctgcgtcgtcggagtctgacgagcgcacccgcttgcgtcttttagagcgtttgtatagagctgccgctcctccgagtaaaatgtccagtaagacgtctgaattttcaaaattagggaaaagattgatagaagggcattgcttaatgttaagcaattcgtccctggtaaaagtgattaaagacgagtagcttaaaacaggaaaaacaaacaaaaaagacataagtactagagcactccaaaccgaggcagtCATGCGCGGGGCCATCTTGAAGAATCattcaatacatgttttgaggGAAAAGCAAGCATAAAACGCtgacaattaaataaaacaagttgaTTCAGCTTATACTTTGTGATAAATTCATACAGGAGATCGAGAAAAGTAAtatagaatataaaaaatagataaaaccaatataagtaataaataatatatataccaATTTGAGAAACGTAAGAAACAATAATCCAGTGCTATAGGTTtgttaacactacacaaacatttgaacaataaaacaactAACAGAATAtgtataaccaaatcaaaaggTTGAATAACTATATAtagatttttaataaaattaaaatgaaaccgGACGTACTTCTGGACCGTGCATGTCTgtacaaaatagtaaaaatcaataacaatacaaataagaaaaataaatacaacacaaacataTCTGTGCTCTCAGTAAGAATTTCAACATCTCTAGAACACGCGCACGCACCATTAAGTTCCCGATGTCCAGACCTCGGTAGTTTTGTagtgacattttttttgtttttagtacTGCCAATTTAGTAGAAAACGCCTAGATAACTGATCTCAGGTCTGATCTACCTCAGCGCTCTTAAGTGTCAATCTGATTgagttggccaatcaaatgaagaaAGGCGAAGattactgtccaatcaaatgaaagagcGCGTGAGTTGCTATTGACAGATGTCATGCTCGAGTTCAGTTGAAAAAGCGCGATGTAAGTAGCTCTGTTTAACTGTTTAATGTTAtatcatagaaatgttagcGGCCATTCACATGTCGCGTCTAAAAATGCGCGCTAAATGCCGACTGCGTCGCTTTCTCCCTCTTTTCAGAGCGCCCGGAGTTCTTTGCACTCTCGTTTTGAGCGTGCTTGACGCGCgtcaacatttaaacaacaaacctGAGTAAACAACCGATTGTAATATCGGTCTGgtaatataacaaaaacattaccagACCTTCACTAGTTCATCGTTTAATGTTTCATCAATGTTTACACATATAAATCACGTGAAATTCATGAGCGGCTTTTCTCCAGAGATCAATGCTCGTCGTGTTTTAATCTAACAGTGAAACAATAAACTCTTTACTGTCGTGTAGTTTAGTCTTTGAATAAAGCTCTGGATCTCTGCTCTGTGTTCACGCTGTTTTTAATCcgtcaaattaatttaaaactctGATTTTTACTCGAAATGTCACAGGAGAAAACACAAGAGTTTGCTGCTCACAGAGGCGCGCAGGCACGGACAGGTCGGGTTGAGTCTATATGGTTCTCATGTAGTGTTTAAGTGCGCAGCGCCGCTCAGTCCTCGCGCATTACTGATCAACTGTAGTGTGTGACAGCGCACATCTCACTAGAGAAATGGCAGAAACCGCTCCAGCAGCCCCGCCGGCGAAAGCGCCCAAGAAGAAGTCTGCAGCCAAACCCAAGAGAGCGGGTCCAGGCGTGAGTGAACTCATCGTTAAAGTCGTGTCGGCGTCCAAGGAGAGAAGCGGTGTGTCTCTGGCCGCCCTGAAGAAAGCTCTCGCCGCCGGCGGATACGATGTGGAGAAGAACAACTCCCGCGTCAAGCTCGCCATCAAGAGTCTCGTGACTAAAGGCACACTGGTCCAGACTAAAGGCACCGGCGCTTCCGGTTCATTCAAGCTGAACAAGAAACAAACCGAGACCAAGAAACCAGCAAAGACAGCGGCACCTAAAGCGAAGAAGCCTGCAGTGAAGAAGACCGCAGTGAAGAAGCCCGCAGCTGCCAAGAAGCCCAAGACTGCAGCAGCAAAGAAGACCGTCGCTAAAAAGTCTCCGAAAAAGGCGAAAAACCAGTCCGCCGCAAAACCAGCAGCTAAGAAAGCAGAAGAGCCCCAAGAAGGCGAAGAAGCCCGCATCACCGAAGAAAACCGCCAAGACCCGAAGAAAAACCAAGGCTGCCAAACCCAAAATGTAAAGCCTAGACAGCTAAACCTAAAGGGCCGCTCCAAAAAGAAGTAAATGCATCACTGAAGTGTTGATTTTAACCAAAGGCTCTTTAAGAGCCACCCAGCCTCATAAAGAGCGACTTCACAATGTTTGTGTCAACTGATTCTGCTTATGACTTGATCATTAGAGTCGGTTGTGGTGTCGAGCAGGTAAGATGAAAGTCACGCATTCATataatttttgttgttttcaagTAGAATGAAAAAAGCAGTTTGATTGTGTGTAATTGTTTACACATACCGGACTTAAAGATTAATTATAGTAACAGCCCTAGCGCTGTGTTTTCATTTAGGAGCCATTTCTTTAAGTTTCCTCCCTATTTCAAAACGGTTGCGCGCCACACAGCATCTGTGAGGCGGGGAGAGAAGAGTTGGTTTGCGTTAATTGCTGCATCAAGTTCGAAAGCGATtagaaaactgaaatacttgcaACAGTAAAAGGCTGGcagtagtggtgggcgatactgcaaaatttggtatcgatccgataccaaataCATATTAGGGTCAGTATTGCCGATACCAATACCAATAcgatactttttacttaaaaaaaatacttttgtgtaggggagagcagtatgtcattgtttctcaggtgaatgaatgatcaattctttagacaatattttttattaatgtattgaagTCACAACGCTTCTCTTCCTCTCGGCCATCCTGATCTCTCATTCAATGTGCTATCAGCTTCGCTCACTCAGTTCGCTGCTCCTCGGCGCGTTGTGTCAGTGAGTCACGTGACGACACAACAACGAATCGCAGCAGGAGGGGAGGAGTAGCAAAGTGGGCCAGGATGTGAAAGCAGCGTTTGCTCAGGATTGTAGAGGTAGAAGACACGAGCAAAGTATAATGAACGTAGAGAGtgagatatttaaattaaaatatcgatTCAATTACAATGTATCGATCTGATACCAATACCAGTGTTGGCATCGATACTATCGATATttagatcgatccgcccacctcTAGAGCGAGACAGTTTCATCTTTCGTTCTCAGAGATCAAGCAGACGATCTCAGCAGAAGAAAATGAGCGGCAGAGGCAAAACCGGCGGTAAGGCGAGAGCTAAGGCCAAGACTCGCTCCTCTAGAGCGGGACTTCAGTTCCCCGTGGGCCGCGTCCACAGGCTCCTCCGTAAAGGCAACTATGCGCAGCGAGTGGGTGCCGGCGCCCCAGTGTATCTGGCCGCTGTGCTCGAGTACCTGACCGCCGAGATCCTCGAGTTGGCCGGAAACGCCGCTCGGGACAACAAGAAGACTCGCATCATCCCCCGTCACCTGCAGCTGGCGGTACGCAACGACGAGGAGCTGAACAAGCTTCTGGGCAGAGTGACCATCGCTCAGGGCGGCGTGCTGCCCAACATCCAGGCCGTGCTGCTGCCCAAGAAGACCGAGAAGCCCGCCAAGTCTAAGTAAACTGACGGGACTTCGTCTTCTGTAAACCCAAAGGCTCTTTTAAGAGCCACCCACATTATCAATGAGAGAGCGACGTGTCTGGTTTAAAATTATAGATGATATAAAAAACGCACATGTTGTCTCCGCcgaaataaaatatatagaatTATTAAATAGAATGACCATAATTTTTTATAGCTCTGTGTAAAGATAGAAGTAAGTTAAAGTATATATTATACTTGTATAGTAACCAATCGGAAAAGTTTCGTCACATGAAATTGCACGAGttagaaaaaatgtgtgtgatGTTGCTATGTGAATTTCGTGCATGAATTGGAGACTGAAACAGGAAAGGCGATGTCCCGCCAGTTTCATTTGAACGCATATCGCGCGGCCATTGGCTCTGTTACGAGCAACGTCACACATCAGCCAATCACATAAATCCGTACCCTTGACGTGCTGCGCGTGCTGGCCTTTAAAAACAGGCGCACCGAACCAGCCGGCACATTCTTTACGGAACGCAGAAGACACCGCAGCGATGGCAAGAACCAAGCAGACCGCTCGCAAGTCCACCGGTGGCAAAGCCCCGAGGAAGCAACTCGCCACCAAAGCCGCCCGTAAGAGCGCTCCCGCCACCGGCGGCGTGAAGAAGCCCCATCGTTACAGGCCCGGCACCGTGGCGCTGAGAGAGATCCGCCGCTACCAGAAGTCCACCGAGCTGCTCATCCGCAAACTGCCTTTCCAGCGCCTGGTGAGAGAGATCGCTCAGGACTTCAAGACAGACCTGCGCTTCCAGAGCTCCGCCGTCATGGCCCTGCAGGAGTCCAGCGAGGCTTATCTGGTCGGTCTGTTCGAGGAAACGAACCTGTGCGCCATCCACGCCAAGAGGGTCACCATCATGCCCAAAGACATTCAGCTGGCGCGTCGCATCCGCGGAGAACGCGCTTAAGTCCCGAGTTAATAACAACCCAACGGCTCTTTTAAGAGCCACCACATTCGCTGAACGATGTAATTTCCTGCCTTTCCCCGTATAAACCAGAGTAATTCATAACGGGACGATAATTCAAAGCTTAGGTATGAGCGTGGCTGTGTTGTAGTTCATAGTAAGCCATATTTGGCTTTACTCTGAAGATGATCGAACACAAGTGGGCTAACGTGTCTCACGGTGCGTGAATGTTTTCTACGGTATAATGTCGCAGTGACGGCGTCTAGTTTATagtttaacacatttttgttggAAAATCTTAAAAGTCACGCTTTTTTGTACATTAGATTATGTACCGATTTGCAGAAGGCTTCGGAGGGCAGACCTGCGACGAAAATCAAATACGTGACGTGCCACTTGCGCCGCCCTCGCGCGCCTGTGTTTCTAGTAGGTCCTGTAGGCACATGCAAAAATCCTCCGCTCTCTTCTCTTCAGCATAACGTACATATCTCGTGCATCATGTCTGGTAGAGGCAAAGGTGGGAAAGGACTCGGGAAAGGAGGCGCCAAGCGTCACCGCAAAGTTTTGCGCGATAACATCCAGGGCATTACCAAGCCCGCCATCCGTCGTCTCGCTCGCCGCGGTGGAGTGAAGCGTATTTCCGGTCTCATCTACGAGGAGACTCGCGGTGTGTTGAAGGTGTTTCTGGAGAACGTGATCCGTGACGCCGTCACCTACACCGAGCACGCGAAGAGAAAGACCGTCACCGCCATGGACGTCGTGTACGCGCTGAAGCGACAGGGACGCACTCTGTACGGATTCGGAGGTTAAACGCGTTTATTccgaagtaaaacatttaaacccAACGGTTCTTCTAAGAGCCACCCACTTTCTCACTCGAGGAGTTGAATTTCAGAAGTTATATCATATTGAACGAAATGCTCATTATCCCGGTGGTGTTTCGGAGAACTCGTACTTAAATTTATTCGATTTAGCTTGTTGTGCTGCACACTTCTGGGGCTCGAAAAAACCCCTAACTTGTTTTATTAACGTAAGCACGTGCAATAGATTGTGAATAACGCATAAAATTGATGTATTGCTTTCTGTACGAAATCTTTGAGGGACTGTGATGACACGATTACGCACTTATTTCCTAGTGTAGagttaataaagaaataaacgtttttttatcaaattcgAAAAAGAGCGGGGAGTGAAAACAAGGGAAATGATCGCTTGTGGGAGGGTCACCTTCAAACACCAGGCTGTGGGCGGGAAACGCTTTCATTGGCTCTCTTTCCGACCCGTCAAACTATGAGCGGACCAATAGACACAATTTTATGGGTTTGGCCGACGAAGACACGCAATCAGAGCACGCGCCCGTGTCGCACACATTTGCATGCTGGAGTGAATAAATACCCCTGCGCGGTGGCTTGCTGGTACTTTTCTTCTTGACTTCAACTAAGCATCATCATGCCTGAACCAGCCAAGCCCGCGCCCAAGAAGGGCTCTAAGAAGGCCGTCACCAAGACCGCCGTTAAGGGAGGAAAGAAGCGCAGAAAGTCCAGGAAGGAGAGTTACGCCATCTACGTGTACAAAGTCCTCAAGCAGGTCCACCCCGACACCGGCATCTCTTCCAAGGCGATGGGCATCATGAACTCTTTCGTCAACGACATCTTCGAGCGCATCGCCGGCGAGTCGTCTCGTCTCGCGCACTACAACAAGCGCTCCACCATCACGTCGAGAGAGATCCAGACCGCCGTGCGTCTGCTGCTGCCCGGTGAGCTCGCCAAACACGCCGTGTCCGAGGGCACCAAAGCCGTCACCAAGTACACCAGCTCCAAGTAAAGCGACGCTTTCATCCGCCGCACCCAAAGGCTCTTTTAAGAGCCACCCATGACGTCACTCCAAAGAGTTTCTGATATTGGGTTTGTAGAACTCGTGTTAAATCTTTGCACGTCTCGTTGATGATCATTGATATTATTTTGATCAGATTAAGTGAATATTCTGTTGTGTGGTGAAGTGTAAGTGAGGAACACGAGTTTCTCTCGTCCTGCATGTTTAAATCCACACTTGTATTGACGATGTTTCTGTGTAGAGTGTCAACCAAACTCATGGTCTTAATCGAGACATATACTGTAGGCCCAGTTAGTAGTTTCctttcaattcattttataACTTCAAACTAAAAGTAGGTTTGTTCTAAGAGAGAAACTTATTtgccatatttttttttttcaaatgaaatgtgttttttcacatttttcattcAAAGGCTGTTTGAAAACTAGCAAACTTCGAGTTGTGACATGGCCTGATGAATATATGATTTTCCTTACAACAAAACAATTTGATTgtacatatttttctttaaagacACAGTTCATCAAGAGAGAAAATTAGATCATCTAAAAGCTATTTTGTTAATGTCGAAAAACCAAACAttgcattgtttaaataaagcaaaacgTTGTGTATTTAATAAAGCATAAAATGATTCGACTTGAACATTCAAACCACT
The nucleotide sequence above comes from Triplophysa rosa linkage group LG24, Trosa_1v2, whole genome shotgun sequence. Encoded proteins:
- the LOC130547747 gene encoding histone H2B-like gives rise to the protein MPEPAKPAPKKGSKKAVTKTAVKGGKKRRKSRKESYAIYVYKVLKQVHPDTGISSKAMGIMNSFVNDIFERIAGESSRLAHYNKRSTITSREIQTAVRLLLPGELAKHAVSEGTKAVTKYTSSK
- the LOC130547742 gene encoding histone H3-like codes for the protein MARTKQTARKSTGGKAPRKQLATKAARKSAPATGGVKKPHRYRPGTVALREIRRYQKSTELLIRKLPFQRLVREIAQDFKTDLRFQSSAVMALQESSEAYLVGLFEETNLCAIHAKRVTIMPKDIQLARRIRGERA
- the LOC130547749 gene encoding histone H4 — encoded protein: MSGRGKGGKGLGKGGAKRHRKVLRDNIQGITKPAIRRLARRGGVKRISGLIYEETRGVLKVFLENVIRDAVTYTEHAKRKTVTAMDVVYALKRQGRTLYGFGG
- the LOC130547744 gene encoding histone H2A-like, coding for MSGRGKTGGKARAKAKTRSSRAGLQFPVGRVHRLLRKGNYAQRVGAGAPVYLAAVLEYLTAEILELAGNAARDNKKTRIIPRHLQLAVRNDEELNKLLGRVTIAQGGVLPNIQAVLLPKKTEKPAKSK